In Pseudomonadota bacterium, a genomic segment contains:
- a CDS encoding DUF1244 domain-containing protein: MSQKLDIDTRTEVEAAVFRRLIRHLDERKHVQNIELMLLADFCRNCLSKWYVAAADEQGVELDISEAHEAVYGMSYAEWKANHQTDATPEQLAQLEAKKA; this comes from the coding sequence ATGAGCCAGAAACTGGATATTGATACGCGCACTGAAGTTGAAGCCGCCGTTTTTCGACGTCTCATTCGACATTTGGATGAACGAAAGCATGTGCAAAATATCGAGCTCATGCTGTTGGCCGACTTTTGTCGCAACTGTCTCAGCAAGTGGTATGTGGCCGCGGCGGATGAGCAGGGTGTGGAACTGGACATTTCCGAGGCCCATGAGGCGGTTTATGGCATGTCATATGCCGAGTGGAAAGCGAATCATCAGACGGACGCAACCCCCGAGCAACTGGCGCAGCTCGAGGCAAAAAAGGCCTGA
- a CDS encoding NAD(P)/FAD-dependent oxidoreductase: MSDTPHIDTDVVIIGAGPCGLFQVFELGLLGLRCEVVDSISQPGGQCAELYPDKPIYDIPAVPVCTGQELTENLLKQIEPFNAGLHLGQEVTELEAQGEQFVLRTHLDTEFRAKAVVIAGGVGSFQPRKIRVADADAFEGESLHYRVRFPERFSDQRLVIFGGGDSALDWALELADRAKHVTLVHRRDEYRAVDASVEKFKALVAQGRAALLERTVVDSLQGDNGKLSHVHVKRDNGEIEALEADHMLVFFGLAPKLGPIADWGLELERKTLPVDTEKFETSMPGVYAVGDINTYPGKKKLILSGFHEGALAAFAIKQRIEPDKKVRVQYTTTSPLMHERLGLKEGNE, translated from the coding sequence ATGAGCGACACACCGCACATTGATACCGATGTGGTCATAATTGGGGCCGGACCCTGCGGATTGTTTCAGGTGTTTGAGCTCGGCTTGCTCGGCCTGCGTTGTGAGGTGGTTGATTCGATTTCGCAACCCGGTGGCCAATGTGCTGAGCTGTATCCTGACAAGCCAATTTATGACATACCGGCTGTACCGGTGTGCACCGGACAGGAGCTAACCGAGAATCTGCTCAAGCAAATCGAACCGTTCAACGCGGGGCTTCATCTTGGTCAGGAAGTGACCGAGTTGGAAGCGCAGGGCGAACAGTTTGTCCTGCGCACACACCTTGATACCGAATTTCGCGCCAAGGCGGTTGTGATTGCAGGGGGCGTCGGATCTTTTCAGCCGCGTAAAATTCGCGTGGCCGATGCCGATGCGTTCGAGGGGGAATCGCTGCACTATCGTGTCCGATTCCCGGAACGATTTTCTGATCAACGCCTTGTGATTTTTGGCGGGGGTGACTCGGCCCTTGACTGGGCGCTGGAATTAGCGGACCGAGCGAAGCATGTGACTCTCGTCCATCGACGCGATGAGTATCGGGCTGTTGATGCCTCCGTCGAAAAATTTAAAGCACTGGTCGCACAGGGTCGAGCTGCACTACTGGAAAGAACGGTCGTCGACTCGTTGCAGGGCGACAACGGCAAACTCAGCCACGTACACGTAAAACGCGACAATGGCGAAATTGAGGCGCTCGAGGCCGATCACATGCTGGTCTTTTTTGGTCTGGCGCCAAAACTTGGGCCGATCGCGGATTGGGGGCTCGAACTCGAGCGTAAAACGCTGCCAGTGGATACCGAGAAGTTCGAAACTTCCATGCCCGGCGTGTATGCCGTGGGTGATATCAATACCTATCCTGGCAAAAAGAAACTGATCTTATCCGGTTTTCACGAGGGCGCGCTCGCCGCGTTTGCCATCAAGCAGCGGATAGAACCCGATAAGAAAGTACGCGTGCAATACACCACAACGAGTCCGCTTATGCATGAGAGATTGGGCCTGAAGGAGGGCAATGAATGA
- the pgsA gene encoding CDP-diacylglycerol--glycerol-3-phosphate 3-phosphatidyltransferase, translating into MNAPILLTWLRIALIPLFVLVFFLPFEWARPASSLIFVTAGLTDILDGYLARKWNQTSRFGAFLDPVADKLMVATALVLIVHSVPDAWGIPVALGAAIIIGREITISALREWMAEAGNRNVVAVGPVGKIKTVAQITALAWMLWEQPFYGIPIYWIGMAALFIAAILTLISMAIYLRSAMPHFTTDID; encoded by the coding sequence ATGAACGCCCCCATTTTGCTTACCTGGCTGCGTATTGCGTTGATTCCGCTTTTCGTGTTGGTGTTTTTCCTCCCGTTTGAATGGGCTCGACCTGCGAGCAGCCTGATCTTCGTGACCGCCGGACTCACCGATATCCTCGATGGCTATCTGGCGCGCAAGTGGAATCAGACGTCCCGATTTGGGGCCTTTCTGGACCCGGTAGCCGACAAGCTCATGGTGGCCACGGCACTGGTGCTGATCGTTCATTCGGTGCCCGACGCATGGGGTATCCCGGTGGCGTTGGGTGCCGCTATTATCATCGGGCGCGAAATCACGATCTCAGCGTTGCGCGAGTGGATGGCCGAGGCCGGCAATCGCAATGTGGTGGCGGTTGGGCCGGTCGGCAAAATCAAGACGGTGGCACAAATCACCGCGCTCGCGTGGATGCTCTGGGAGCAGCCGTTTTACGGCATCCCCATTTATTGGATTGGCATGGCGGCGCTGTTTATCGCGGCGATTCTCACACTGATCTCAATGGCCATCTATCTGCGGTCGGCCATGCCGCATTTCACCACCGATATCGATTAG